CCAGCCCCAGAGCCCACATCTGTAGGTGCCAGTGACAACATACTCCTGCTCCCCATCACAATGACATCCCCCCAGGAGATTCCTGAGAGCCCCAGCCACTTCCTTGTTCCTCAGGCTGTAGATAAGTGGGTTGAGCATAGGGGTGATCATGGTATAGAAGGCAGAGACCACCTTGTCCTGCTTGGAGGAGTGGTAGGTCTGGGGCCGCATGTAGTGATCATGGCGGCCCCATAGAAGAGGGAGACCACTGCCATGTGGCAAGAGCAGGTAGCAAAGGCCTTCTTCTGATCTTCTGCAAAGCACATGCAGAGAACGGCCACTAAGATCTGCAGATAGGAAGCAAAGATGACAGAGAAGGGCAGGAGCAGCATGAGGACACAGCAGATATAGATCATGGTCTCGTAGATGGAAGTGTtgtataatattatgtaatattacattttaCATGTATAGGTATAAAgaggaaatgtgtgtgtatgtatatactataaaTAAAAGCTCTGGaataaaacataagaaacaaGTAACTTTTGCTTCAGATGAAAGAATCAGAAGAATCAGATTGCTGAGATCAAAGCTTGAGAAGAGAGTCTTTACGGTATATGATGTTGTGCCTCTTGAATTTGACTCTTTGTGAGACAATAGCATATTTAAAGTAATCACATAAACATAATGTTGATGTGAACCCAAAAAACACTTGTCATGGAAATTAACCAACTGATAACAAACATGAATGCACAGCATGTTGCAGAAACttgagaaatatttgctgaaaaaataaccaaaataattttgaaaaagttaaacaatgtCTAACAGTTCAAAGTAAGAAGTGAAACTGCCTCATCGATTATCAAAATATAAAGAGTCTGGTATTGGTGAAGGAAGAAGCAAATTGGCCAACAGAACAGAGTAAGTCCAGAATCACACACATATGTGGGTGAAAATTTACGAtctgatttaaataataaaatttaaaatctctaaaaaaagAAGTGCTATTCAATGAATGGTTTGAGACAATTGATCACCTGTTTTGGAAACAAATTAGATCCATACCTCATCCGACCGACATAAATGAATTCCTGGCAGATTGAGGAACTAAATGGAAAAACTTATAACATTATTAGAAGAAATATAGTAGAATGTGTTTCTGATCTTTGAGTAGGAATGACCTCATTAAATAAGGcacaaaaaatgaacataatatatctaatatatctaataataaatatttataatactctttaaaaaacatactacTAGAAATGGAACATTCCTTttcatatttaacatatataaacacccacaaatcaataagaaaatgataaataaaatgagcagtaattctcaaaaaaaaaaaaatccaaatgaacATTATCAGTCTGCTTATTTCACTAGTAACTAGAGAAATTCAACTTAAGACAGAGATACAACTTTTTGTCCATCAAATTGGCATAAAGTTTAGTAATATTAAGTATGGGGAGGCAACAAAATTAAAGGGataaattgaccaaaacacaattctactaggggacctaaatacatcattgacagctatggatagatcatccaaacagaaaatacatgatgaaatagcagccctaaatgacacattagataaaatggacataattgacatatatagagcacttcatcctaaaacatcagactatacattcttttctagtgtacatggaacattcttaaggatagaccatatattgggacataaaactagcctcagcaaatttaagattgaaatcataccaaacatatcctctgatcacaaggctttaaaattggatatcaattacaaaaagaaagcaggaaaaagcacaaatacttggagattaaacaacatactcttaaagaacgaccaggtcaaagaagaaattagaagagagattaaaagatacacagaaacaaatgagaatgaaaatacatcctaccaaaatttttgggatgcagcaaaagcagttttaaggggaAACGAGGACTTTCTCTGGGGCAGATCATGTGGGGTGCGGATGTGGTCACCAGTCATCAGGTTTTTGTCTGGTCCTATACTTGGCAGCTGCGTATTCTTCGTCTTGGCTTTGGCCGTTTTGTAGTCTCCTGAGTCAAAGTACTTTTGCCCTTTCTACAGCTTCTTCATGAGGAAGTTGGAGTCTCCAGGCTCTTGTCCTAGGCTTGGATATTTGGCCTTTAGCTTTGCCTCCTCAGCACTCTCAGGGAGAATACCTTCTTTCTCCTGCGTGTCCTGCTTCTCCTCACTGGTCTCCTCCGCAGGTTTCTCCTCTTCTTGTTTCTGGGACGTGGCAGGACTGGGGCTGTGGAAGTCaactggagaagggaagggagaggggaaatgGGGACAACCTGAGCTGCTCCTTCGGCTCCTGACActatgggaagctctttatcactccttcaattctaaatgatagccttgctgggtagagtaatcttggttgtaagtccttgcttttcatcacttggaatagttcctgccactccctactggcctgcaaagtttctgttgagaaatcatctgaaagtcttatgggagctccctgtATATAACTAattgcatttctcttgctgcttttaagattctctctttatctttaacctttggcattatAATTCtgttgtgtcttggtgtgggcctgtttgaattaattttgtttgggacactttgcacttcctgggcttgtaagtctattttcttcaccagattagggaagtttccatcattatatcttcaaaaaagttctcaattccttgctctctcttttctccttctggtactcctatgatgatGCAAATATTGTCCCACAGatttcttaaactatcctcattgtttttaattctttttttttctgtcctaattgggtgttttctgctaccttgtcttctaaatcgctgattggatcctctgcttcacctaatctgctgttgattccttctagtgtattcttcatttcagttactatatttttcatttctgattaattattttttgtttttatgtccttATTATGCTtactatctgtttgttgaagttctcaagttctcactaagttccttaagcatccttataaccagggATTGAACTCTACCTGGTTGATTGCTTGCCTCCagtttatttacttctttttctggaactttgttctgttctttttgggggacatgtttctttgtatcctcATTTTGATTGCCTCCctctgtctgtttctatgtattaggtagagctgctatgtctcccagtcttggtaaaGCCAGAGAGGCCTTATATAGTCAGTGTTCTGTAGAGCCCAGGTGTGcaatctttctggtcacctgagccaggtgctccaggtgtatctCTTGTGTGTCTTGGTAAAGCCAGAGAGGCCTTATATAGTCAGTGTTCTGTAGAGCCCAGGTGTGcaatctttctggtcacctgagccaggtgctccaggtgtatctcttgtgtggtttgtgtgtgacATTCTGTTGTAGTggaaccttgattgctgttggcatgtcagtgggtgggattgaccctcaggcttgcTGGTTATGAGGATTGGCTACAACTATAGTGTACACGTtgctgggtgggggctggcccCATGGAGGTGGATTTGCAGGATCTGATGCCTGCCAATACCACTCTTTGggtatgctgcttgtggggttaATCAGATTGTGTTCTGTTGTGGTTTGAAGCTTGCCACCATATGTTCTGGTTATATGGTCTGTTAGGAGGGGCTCTTATGCAGACCAAGGgcatccactgcctgtgactgttcTGGGGATACCTGGCAAGAGCTTCAAAGTTATCAGCAGTTGGTCACTGCTTGTGCAGGATCTGGAGGTGCATGGCAGAGGCCACACCATGAACCAAAGTCAGCCATCATCAGTACCAGGTCCAGCACAGCTCAGCAAAAGACCCAGGACACCCCAAGTCCTTTCACCACCTGCCAGCTGTCCGTAAaactcagctgctgaaagagacTCCATGGGTATAGGAGTTGGGTtgggcagggtctcaaggagtcatCAGTGTAAGGTGAGTGGTGTTCAATGGGTTAATACAGATTCAGAAATGACCCTAGTTCTGAGCGTTGTACGTTTTacaaaagtctcagagaacaTCAAGGACAGCCACTGCCCCTCTGGGACCTACAGACCCCCAAGAGTTACCCAAGCAAGAATGCAGCATGGCCAACACTGAATGCCCACCAGCCATGAAAAAACCTCTGGCATTGTGCAAATTGGGTAGGATGGAGTCCCAGGAAGTCACCAAGATGGAgtgagtggagctcaccaggccaatgaaAATTTAGATTGGGTTGTGTATGGGGAGGgttcaatacaggaaagatggtgcccacctatTGGCTATGGAGGAGGAGGGTTgtacacaggaaaaatggtgactgtcttTCCAATCCTCATCCTAAAGCCACACtattcagtctctccctgtatgtctttGGCACCTCCTGAGCCACAGTCCTTCCACcaaagcccagggtgagtgcctgggagcaTATGAGTCTATGTtttggccctttaagaggatgcctggtttTCCAGCTGCTTTCTGTCTCACTCAGGTGGATGGAATCCCCACTGactttcacagccagatgtcatGGGAGCTCTTCTTTCTGGCAATGGTgctctaggctggggagcctggtgtgaggctgggatcccttgctcttCAGGGGGTACTTctgcaaccaagatatccctcttgatttttaaccaccacactcgggtgtggggccagcctgttttgaGTCTCCACCCCcctaccagtctcaagatggcttcttttttatacccttagttataggacttctgttcagctagtcttcggatggttctccaggttgattggtCTATAATtgggttgtaattttaatgtagtcatggGAGAAGGCAAGCACCACATTTACCTAtcccaccatcttgaccagaactctgGTTAGCTACTCTTTACATTATATTGTCTCTGTTAAAATACCTCATGTGGTTTTATTCCTGACTGCTATGTGTTTCAAAATAGTGGCTCTGattctatctttatttcttttccaattttcatCTTCCAAACAGATATAGTTTTACTATGTAAAACTTGAAGTACTGAAGTGTGTCATAGCTGGTACAGCAAATTTAGCATGTGAAtatagtgcttttaaaaatgcttttatatattttatcctaTTTGATGCTTTCTTCTTGTAATGATTTAATAATGATTTTACTGAAAAACTGCTATTTATAAGTCACAGGGCCAAGTACTgacaatatgcaaataaataagacatttcCCCTGACAAGATAGCCTCTAAATAGTAggggtatatttttatttcttagagaaAGCTTTATAAAGCTTCCATGGGGACATGGGAGAAGGCTAGGACCTACACAACAAGAATGATAGAGACAATGTCTGCCATTTAGGAAGTTTTTGTTTAAGATATCCATGTTTGTTGTGCTAAATTTGTCAATTAAATAATATAGAGATGTATAAAGGGAATGGGACAGTGCCCAGCACTTAGTAAGCACACAATAAAAGATAGTTATAACCAAGAAGAATTAAGAAATAGAGTGAATTTACTTCCAGTACTTTATAAATGATGATTAATGACAACAATAGCAATGCATTGCTTCTTCATGGGGCTTTTGAGTTACATGTAGTGTTCTCTAAAGAATCCCTATGAGGTATGGCAGATGTCATTATTCCCATTTATTGATAAGAAACACACCCTGATAAATGGTGAAAGACTTACTAACATTATGCAACCAAGAGGTAGTAGCATAAGGCACAAGACACCTTGGCTCTTCAGTGCTAGATGCCAATCCTGAAATGGTCCAGCACCTTCCTCAGGGCCCCCATCACCTCCTGGTTCCTCAAGCTATAAATGAGGGGGTTGAGCATAGGGGTAAGGACTGTGTAGAAGATGGAGACCACCTTGTCATGACTTGGAGCCCGGTAGCGGCTAGGCCTCAGGTAGATGAACATGGCTGCCCCATAGAAGAGGGAGACAGCTGTCAGGTGGGAGGAACAGGTGGCCAGAGCCTTTTTACTGGCCTGAGCAGAGTGCATATGGAGCACAGCCCCCAGGATTCGAGCATAGGAGGCCATGAtgatggagaagggaaggagcagCATGAAGACACAGCAAGCAAAGAGCAGGGTGTCAAAAAGAGATGTGTCTGCACAGGCCAGTTTCAATAAAGCTGGCACCTCACAGAAGAAGTGGTCCACATTCCTTGAGCCACAGTAACATAAACTCATGGCTGCTACCATCTGGATCATCCCATCTAATATCCCAAAGGCCCAGGAACTAGCAGCAATCTGGAGACATACTCTCTTACTCATGAGGATGGGATAGTGAAGTGGGTGGCTAATGGCCACATAGCGGTCATAAGCCATAAGTCCCAGCAAAAGCCCCTCAGATCCCACAAGCGACACAAAAAAACCAATTTGTAGGCCACAACCCACAAAGGAGATGGACTTCCTGCCAGACAGGAAGTTGACTGCCATCTTTGGCACAATGTTACAGACCAACATGAGGTCCATGAGGGAGAGCTGActgaggaagaagtacatgggtgTATGAAGTCGGGGATCTATGCagatgaggaagatgaggaggacaTTCCCACAGAGGGCCACTGTgaacaccaccatcaccacagaGAAGAGGACAGAGTCAGCTGGGCTGTGGGAAAAGATGCCCAAGAGGATGAAGCCATCTATAGATGATTGGTTCAACCACATCCACATGGCTCTGGTGTTCACAATCAACCTTTGAACATGGATAGAGAAATTCTGAATTAAGTGATACATCTTTATTTGGTTCTGAATTCTTCTGCAGTCAGCCACATATTTTGTAATTCATCAGAGCTCCACAACATATGCTTTGGGACATACAAGAGGATGCTCTTTCATATGCCCATGACATAGATGATAAGATCTTTGTTAGCTCATAGaactggaacacacacacacacacacacacacacacacacacacacacatttgtatgtataacaagagaaatagaaactgaATAATTTTGTGTGTCACGGGACTATTGAAAAACCCTCCTTCAGGAGGCAAAACATGGCTTTCCCATATGACATTGACTCTTTTTAACTGGGATTACATGGACTCAGTAAACTATCTCTAACAGGACTAAGACCATTTCATGCCCAAGAGTATTAATATACATGGGTTACAATATGGGAATGTAATGGAGAcatgaaatgttctttattttgctcaggctaaataaattgaaatcagTTTTAATTCCTCTATGTCATTTATTCCCTAGGTCCAAACCACAGCATTCATGGAAGCAGAGTGAGCACACACAAATAcaatcacacacatacacgcacgggtatctctgacctcatctcctaccaTGCCCCCTTTGCTCACTCTGCTTTCATGAATTTCCGCAGACAACCTGGACTCCCTCCCACCTTTGGgtctttgcattttcttctttggaatgctcttcccccagatttCTATCTCTCGTGTGCTTTAGATCATGTGCTTTAGATTAAAAGTcatattaaaactataaatgtcTTTGCATTTTCAACCCCAAGCCCTTCCCTGCTCTCTTCTCCACAGCCATTTAACACACGTATGCCATTTAATACACATATGCTAagaattttttacttttgttgcttgTCCCATCCCACTGGAACATATGCGCCATTTATTGTTCACCATGACATTAGCAACCCCTAGAATTTTGCCTGGTTCATAGTATAACCTCAATATATATGTGTTgactgaataaaataatacatgataAAGTGATATATAACTGGAACTTTCATTCTCTGAAAGCAGAATACCTCCCAATCTAATTGCAGGAGCCCTTGTTCTTGACCTGAATGTACTAGCTCACTCCTGGATTCCTCCCTCTGAGAGACAGTGACTGATACAGTATGAAATATCTTCTCATATTTACAAAAGATGAGGATTTCCTTACAAATGGATGGTGGTAGAATGTAGGAGACATTTGTGTGGGGTGTATTCGTGTCTGCCTACCTCTCTGCAAAAAGGAAACAAGGCAGCCTCATAGGATGTGCTCTCTGCATGAAGACCTAAAATAATTTCCTGAACTAGAATAGGCCTATCCAGACCCACCACCAGGGAGGTGAGCTATGTGAGCTGTGTTCCTACAAGAGGGAGCATGTCTTGACTCATGCTCAAGAAGTTGTGCCCAGGTGTCTTTGCCACTTCCAACACGCAGGTGTGATGATGTGTGTAGGAGTATTCTACAGGAGCTACTCAGTATCCAACAGCCTTCAAATACCATCTTGACTATATTAGCCCCAGATTGAACCAAACAACTGAACAAACCAGGTCCCCCAGACCTCACATCAGAAGTTCTTCCTCCAGTGCTGAAGGCATTCAGCCTTACTAACTAACTCTGTGCAGAGGCACTCAGCTGCATGCACCTTCACACCCTCTTTCCTCCCACCTTGTACTACAACACTATGTGGTTGATTAATGACATTTCTCTCCCTTCCATGATCACTCCTTAAACTCTGATTTTTACACCCACTGTGTACTCAACACCTCCACCTGATGTCTAGTGGGTTTCTCTTACCTGAAGTGGCCAGATAGAGCCCTTGGGTCTCCCCTGGAGTAACACATGTTGTCCCCTTTCCTGCTTCATTAATAGCAAGTCTGTCTAGTTGCCCAGGACACAACACATGGTGTATCTTTAacacattgtggggacagagccccagaaagtagtttccaggctctcagcctcacatagacaggtgctggctcaggtagtaaatggccatcaactgtgattgcatggccatcagctgtggctagttggccgtcagctgtaaccagtgagccaatggccactaatgtaactgctgtggctgggctagaggggagagaagaataggggctagcaaggagatggcggctgggctggcaagcgtggatggtggtttgcggacagtgtggatccagcctccagtgagagtatagtgccgccagcgagaatatagtggtatgactcccctacctatggctccgtgggtgttcctttttggcctcaccatatcctgcattcttgtgtggggagtgggagcagagaccccgcaggccgccccacatgacaaatggcgcagcgagcagggtatggtgccggccaaggctctcccaagagtggtggagcagtttgtgtgtatgaacactgagtctctagaagaccaggaggagcagctgctggagagctggacccccgtggaggggtgggaggatgtggacggttctcctaccagcacaggaaaagccatgcagctgctggagagatggagccctgtggagaggtggaaagatgtggacggttccccaaccagcacaggccggagaaagcaaaggtcgttgtggccctgtgggccgggaggttcctgctcaggcagcctggatgcgggacttgtcccagaaagaaaggcttgctgagtcctccatgggagatgagggtgaggtcaaggtcgtccctcacccctaggacagccctggagaaatgactatggactatggggaattgccttccatccctaatttaatggacagcttaactgtttatttgggaacataccaccatgtagtggaactgggggatatttgcttttgtgtcttgactacccgccattgagaatatgtaagcaccttgattgtgagtcgctattgttccagcagggtacgctgagaggcccagagagagagtggcagtgccctgagagacctggctgagtccaggaagtctggctgagccctgaagataccctggttgtgcccaggaagtcgggctgttcccagagagagtggcagtgccctgagagccctggctgagtccaggaagtctggctgagccctgaggtgccctggctgtgcccaggaagtcgggctgttcccagagagagtggcagtgccctgagaaaccctggctgtgtccggggaaactagtggtaccctgagaagtccaggaagtctggccgtgcccagaagcactggtggtgccctgagaaaccctggctgtgtccgggaagacaggtggtaccctaagaagtccaggaagtctggccgtgcccagaagtactggtggtgccctgagaaaccctggctgtgtccgggaagacaggtggtaccttaagaagcccaggaagtctggctgtgcccagaagtactggtggtgccctgagaaaccctggctgtgcccagagagcctggctatgtccaggatgttgcattcacctccaggctcctcgcacagggcccttcacggaagacgcttgtcgcgtagattgtgaggcgagagcctgtaggagtggagtgtgggggcagagccccagaaagtagtttccaggctctcagcctcacatagacaggtgctggctcaggtagtaaatggccatcaactgtgattgcatggccatcagctgtggctagttggccgtcagctgtaaccagtgagccaatggccactaatataactgctatggctaggctagaggggagagaagaatgggggctagcaaggagatggcggctgggctggcaagcgtggatggcggtttgcggacagtgcggatccagcctccagtgagagtatagtgccgccagagagaatatagtggtatgactcccctacctatggctccgtgggtgttcctttttggcctcaccatatcctgcattcttgtgtggggagtgggagcagagaccccgcaggccaccccgcatgacaaatggcacagcgagcagggtctccggCATGACACACCTCTCCTCTCACACACATCCAACATTACAAACCCATTTAGCTCTTCCTCCAAAATGTATTCAACCCTGTCCACTTCTCACTTGTGCTCATTCCATCTGGCCACACCATCATCACTCTTTCCCTGGATGATGAAAATGGTCCCTAAATAGACTCGCCTCCTCACTCCCCTCTTGTCCCCACCCCAGTCTATTTGCACATATCACTGGAGTGAACCATCTTcataagaataaaagacaaaatgctTCAAAAATAAGGCAAGACTTTCATCTGGGTAGCCCTGTCACACCCAGACCTGCAGGTGACATTCATTCTGCTTTCCCCGAATTCCCCTTGATTTTGGTCTCACCTGCCTCCTACTTTTCCTTCCACACAGCAGGAAGATGCCAGTCTCAGGGCCCTTGGTTCTCACTCTAACCTCTTCATGGAAGGCTCTTTCAAGATATGCTTCACATTATTCCATCACCTGTGCCTCACCTTCTCAGCCAGGACTTCCTCAACACCTGTTTACACTTGAAATGCTTCTTCCCGCTCCATTACTGCCCTGCCTTACATTTCTCATAGCACTCAACATTATCATGCatgctatattttattcatatggatttgttttccttttgcccAACTAAAACCTGTATTTCCTGATGACACTTTTGTTCATGAGGGGATCCCTTGCTCATAGAAAAGTGCCAGCATATATTAtgttctcagtaaatattgttgaatgattAATTGTAATATACAAACAAGTCAAGAAACTATTCTACCATCTCACATGctcatttgtttcttcatctctgattTTATTCCTTTATGCTGGGTGTTTAATTAATGGCTTTACTTTTCTTCCTAGAAATTACCCCAAAAAGAAGCCATCTTGTCTCCACAACCTACTTTTGGGATGAGGTGACTCTATGTTCCATATTGgccctctccttcctgccccatTCACCTCTCCCCACCCATTCTTTGTCTCCTGCTTTATACCACCCATTATCTCAGGACCCCGTCACTGAACCCCAAATccaaacatggaaataaaaaagtaaaatgtcgATAAGACATTAAGGAAAGACACAAGTAGGTCAAAGGAAGAGGACTAGAAAATGAGTAAGGAGAAACATAACAGTAGAAATTACATACTAAACACCCACAcccaaagaagaaaatcctgaatgaggcaaacattaaaagaaattctgattaacaaatagaaatggagaaataacCTGTAATCAGTAACAGAAACTACAAgtaagagagaagacagaaaaagacctTCACTCACCTGTGAGTGGGCTccctgaggaaaataaaaatcagcaggTACCCTATGGAAGAATATTCCagcatcaaaataattttatcatccCTCCCTGTGTGTTCACTTATTGGGTCAGGGGACACAGGGAGGAGCCCTCAAGCTCTGACCTCCTTCTTCAGCCTCCCACTTTTCAGCCTCCCTGTGACTCCTTAGCTCAGTGGGGCTCAGACAGATATCCTCCCCTCAAcaaatggggagagggagaaagaaaatttagTCAAGGAGATGGTGGTGGACAGATGAGTCCGAGCCAGGGCTTTGCATCTGAGCACAACCCTTGATGCCTGTCCACCTTCTATGTGCTTCCTCTCAGTCCAGGTTGCAGAACTGTCTCCCACTGCCCATAAAAGCATTTAACATAGAACTGGAGTAAGGAAGGTAAAGCTCTCTACTCTCAAGGGAGTCCACAAACTCCAGCCCTGGAACAGGAGCTCCCAAGATtacaattaaagaaattaataaagggAGCTTGGGGACAGAATCAGAAGCAGGGCCAGTGGGGACAGTGTGAGGAAACCTGGTCAGGGGAGAGCCACAGGGCAGCCAGAACGGGAGAGCAAGTTTCTTGGTGCTCTATCGCGCCACAGATACTTCCCCAGTGACCCCCGGGTCCTCATGGGGTCTCCACCTGTGACTGCCGCAGTGGCTGTCCCCACACTCTGCAATCCACACCTGTTCTTTACGTACCCTTGAGGCCATCCTACATCTACTGAGGGCCCATGATATGCAGAGCACCACTAGGCCCCACGAAACACATTCTATGTAAGGCCACTGTTTTAAGACAAGGAGATGTAGCTAATTTGTGTAAGAAACACAACGAATTAAGCAAAATATGGAGACAAAAGAATATGTTCAAAACAAAAAGACTAGGCAAAACActcaaaaaaagaactaaacaaaatggaaaagagcaGTCTACCAGATAATGAGTTCAAAGTAATGCTAATAAATATGCTCACTGATCTTGGGAGAAGAATGAATGACACAGTGAGGTCTTcgacaaagaaatagaaaatataaaaaagaactaatcaaAACTGAATACCATAAGTgaaacgaaaagaaaaaaaaaaacactagaaggaatcaacagcagatcagCTGATGCAGAAGAATGGAAAAGCAAATTAGAAGACAAAGTAATGGAAattacccaatcagaacagcaaaaagaaaaagaatttttttaaatgaggatactttaagggACCTCTTAGACAACATCGAGCATACTAACTTTCAAATtattggagtcccagaaagagaagagaaacaaagaaacagaca
This Rhinolophus sinicus isolate RSC01 linkage group LG10, ASM3656204v1, whole genome shotgun sequence DNA region includes the following protein-coding sequences:
- the LOC109439498 gene encoding olfactory receptor 2V1, with translation MWMWLNQSSIDGFILLGIFSHSPADSVLFSVVMVVFTVALCGNVLLIFLICIDPRLHTPMYFFLSQLSLMDLMLVCNIVPKMAVNFLSGRKSISFVGCGLQIGFFVSLVGSEGLLLGLMAYDRYVAISHPLHYPILMSKRVCLQIAASSWAFGILDGMIQMVAAMSLCYCGSRNVDHFFCEVPALLKLACADTSLFDTLLFACCVFMLLLPFSIIMASYARILGAVLHMHSAQASKKALATCSSHLTAVSLFYGAAMFIYLRPSRYRAPSHDKVVSIFYTVLTPMLNPLIYSLRNQEVMGALRKVLDHFRIGI